One window from the genome of Bubalus kerabau isolate K-KA32 ecotype Philippines breed swamp buffalo chromosome 17, PCC_UOA_SB_1v2, whole genome shotgun sequence encodes:
- the LOC129632048 gene encoding glutaredoxin-1-like has translation MSQAFMNSKIQSGRLVVFIKPTYPYCRRTQEPLSQLAFKQGLLECVDITANGNTTEIQDYLQQLTGARTVPWVFIGKECIDGCTDLVNIHE, from the coding sequence ATGTCTCAAGCATTCATGAACAGCAAGATCCAGTCTGGGAGGTTGGTTGTGTTCATCAAGCCAACCTACCCCTACTGCAGAAGGACTCAGGAACCCCTCAGTCAACTGGCCTTCAAACAAGGGCTTTTGGAATGTGTCGATATCACAGCCAACGGCAACACCACTGAGATACAAGATTACTTGCAACAGCTCACAGGAGCCAGAACGGTACCTTGGGTCTTCATCGGTAAAGAGTGCATAGATGGATGCACTGATCTAGTAAATATTCATGAGTGA